gcatctttcccaaaaagactcatggctgtattagattagggtgcttctactaaatactgagcaaagggtctgaatacttaggaccatgtgatatttcattttttcttttttaataaatttgcaaaaatgtcaacaattctgtgtttttctgtcaatatggggtgctgtgtatacattaatgagaaaaaaaaatgaacttaaatgattttagcaaatggctgcaatataacaaagagtgaaaaatttaagggggtctgaatactttccgtacccattgtatatatatagacaagGCATAAAGACCAGTCACTTTAAACATTCTCTTATTCGACTTGGCATATTTGATATCTTAAGCCAGGTTAATCGCTAATTTACATAGATCACACTGAGAAAATCAATAGTTATTACATTGTAAGCAAAAGGGCTCCATCTGCGCAGCGGTCCAAGGCTTTCCTGGCAGCAGGCTTGTTGGCAAACTCCACAATCCCCTTCCCTGTAGGTCGGCCTCGGTCATCAACCACCACAACTGCCCGCTCAACTTGGCCGAACTGTGAGAAGGCCTGTTCCAGCAGCTCATTTGACACCACTGAAGAGAGGTTTCGTACTGTGAGTGCAGCCCCATGTGTGGCAAAACGAATACGGATGGGCCTGTTCCCCAGCATCATACCGTCTAACTCAGCCTTAGCAATCTCTGCAAGTGTCCTTGTTTCCTGAATAATCAAAACAGTGACAATTTAAAATCTAGATGCCTAAATGCTGCAAGCAACCATTTACAAACACATGTAAGCACACTCATGTCTTTGTGGTCTTCTTCACAAGAatccagtttaaaaaaaaaacaaaacaaaaaaaaacagtacaaacttGCACAAATATGGATCCCACCTAAAGCGTGCACACATAAATCCACTTCTCAAACAGCACACAAACAATGAATTGCGACTCATTAtgcttttttacattacatCTTAAGTACATGTGAATGTGTTGATCTGTGTCCTTAATGCTGAGATCATTTGtaaccatttttaatttattttcaaaaccatAACACAAGGGTGGTATATGTATCCCTGAACGCaacataaaagtttaaaaacacaaaagtcgGATTGTGTTTTTATAGGAAATTGCTTTTTCTAGTAATGAGTAATTTCTTGTTGAAGAAACAAATCATAGAACTATCAGCTCAAGATTAAAGAGGCTAACCAACAACGTAGAATCAGCTGTAAATCCTTTTACACTTTTTCTACATATATTTACACTTAAATAGTTAACCCTTGTGTGGggttcatatttttgttattcaGTGTTCGTGGGTTTGGTGGACCCActgcaattttgtttttttaattcaacacaatcaatcatttttatgttaagaTGACAAGCAATATAAACAGCATATATGGTTAATATTTGCTCTTTATCTTTGTTAGAtcacatttatgaattaaaatgctACAAACTTGTGCGGGAACGGCAGGGGCAGAAACTCAAAACTCACTTACACTcacactcactctctctctctctctctctctctcaatcacacacacacacacttttattaGCCCCAGGTCCAGTGGTCCCAAACATCCtgtatgtaatataaatgtgtaGGGGGTGTACAGTGTGTGATCATTGAAAATTTGTTCCGAGATATTTTCTTCACAGAAAATGAGCCAAGGCCAATGAGTCTGAAAAAATAATGAACTATATAATTTTTCTctgataaaaaaatgaaaacgggTCCCACAGATTGTATACCAcctgcaacaaaaacaaaaaacaacaacaacaacaacaaaaaaatgttgactgAATATGAATCAGGGTTTTATACTGTCTTTACAGATCCGCAGCTTCAAAGCCAGCCAGGATGTGATGAACAAAGCCACGATGCTTTATAATACGTTTAAAATCACGTTTTTGATGGGAGAAGGAGAGTCAGTACTCAGTCAAGTGCTCAATAAATGTCTAACTGAACAGAGACAGTTTGAAGAGGCCAAGAGGGGAGTGCTAAAAAACACAGAACAGACCAATATTCCCAGTTTCGATTccaatgtgattaaaaaaaaaatgatatcaaaCATATTTACTCTGTCTcatttttgcaaaacatttagTTGCAACTGAATACCATAAACATGATTCTGGATAAacagtttctatttttttttttttttttttttttttaaatagagacTCTGGTTCTCTCAAGAttctgaagaaaagaaaaaaaatagacaacTAAACAAATCACATgtaatttatgaatgaatgattcaatgactcactcaaagtGTACTTGTATTGTTACTGGATGCATCAGCATTTGTGATCAAATCTCTTGAATGATTCAAGACATTTTAACAGCCCCTTttcaccacctactggcataaTTGAAGTGTCAAATTACTTTCAAAAGTTGATttagctactttttttttatcgcTAATGTACAAATCCGAGTTTATATTGTTAGACTGTGAAGCTGTTTCATTCATGTACATGACAGCTACTCTCTTCAAGTCAGCGGCAGCACAAACGCAGGtttgaatgttcaaatcacACTGATGTGATCATTCACTGCACAGACATGATCACACACATCAAAGGTTTACGAATGACACAGATGAACAATGTAATTGTAATTCTGAATTGCAATTTAGGAATACAATCATGATGGTGTTTGAATAGTGTTCTgttaaaaaaagtgctttttgtcACGTTGGTGCCAAAATATAAATAAGGCGCGCACTTAAGTATCCGATTTTGGAACTGTAATCGATTTTCGATTCCCAATGCTATTACTTTCACAAATCACAAGGAAATCTAACCGCAAACAGCCCCTCAAATAAACCATACTCCGACTACTTCCGGAGGTAGTCTGAGTATGGTTCGCTTTTGGGTCCTTTTAGGGGGGTCTGAGATCACGTTTGTTCACAGGGCTTAAACGAACCCTTAGATGCCCCCTTTACCAAATACAGTACATCCACTTCAATTGATCAGCTCGGTAGTAAAGACTCCAAGACCTCAAAATAGCGTGTCACATATAAAGCGCTATGTAGAcatcttaagtcactggggtcaACAGGGTTACAATAAGAAAATCGCTTGGTCCTAAACATAATAACACAGTTAAAAAGACTAGAAAACAAAAAGTACAACCACATGCAACTACAGTCAGTgtatgcataattattaggcaagTTGATATTCTGatcatattttttcccccaagtaCTTTTTTCCAGTACCAAACTACATTAGTCTTAATAACTAAtactaattttgtatttaatcatttataagtgATACATAATTTGTCCATGAGGGCTGGAAgtgtaaatattcaatattgtaCTCAAAACTAATGCAATACAGAAattgcaaagttaaggcatgaccattggacagcaAAATTCTCATTGAGTCAGCACAGTCAGAAAAAAGCAGGTGgagttaacatgttaactgcaaaaaaaaaataataataataataaataataaataataatattaaataaaaataaaataaataaaaataataataattacaaaaaaaaaaaaaaaaaacattgaagaattaggtgtgaaaTCATCAGGAACTATTTAGTCACCAGTACCACCATTATCCAAAACTGCAACCTACCATGAGTCTCCAGAAGTACAAGGGGTCAGAttctcaaacaaaaaaaaaaaaaaaaaaatgctacaaaaatgACCCTCACTTAAGTATAACATGCTGAAATGTTGTGAAATGCAAGAAGACTGACTTTTTAATAGACTTTAAAAGACCGATAaattgagagtgactcttgaaggactagcaccacatcctcttgtaccactgtttgaattttttttcttatctctACAAAACAGACTTTTCAGGACAGGAGACGTACTAATAATGAACTCCCAAGCAAAGTCTGAGAATCTGACACCTTGTACTTCTGGAGACTACAGGTAGGTTCCAGTTTTGGAAAATGGGGcactggagactaaacggttcctgatggttcTACATccaattcttcaccttaattctttcttaattcttttgcagttaacatgtcTTTTCTTTTCCACCATTTTTTTCTGACCGTGCTGACCCAATGAGCATTTTCCTGTCCAATGGTCATGCCTTAACTCTGCAGTTTCTGTATTGCATTAGTTTTGAATATTTCTCATgggcattatatatatatatatatatacacacacacacacatatatacatatatatatatatatataaaagttcagatgcaaaaccagctaaaagccatctcggtcaaaaattagataatgatactgagtgaatgctcctgacacatattatacatccatcaaatacttttacttcaaactcacaaaattccagcctcaacccaatcagaagtaccagtacttacatagaaacctatacaaagtaggcAGAAAGAAATGCGTCAGATGGATTTAatggcttttgcatctgaactcttcatatatatatatttttcagtctaagttaaatgtcttttttgactcattttatttgtaaaagaaAACCTACCTAATAATCATGCAGACCTGAATGTAAGAGGGTTTTCACTTCCAGTATTCATGGACAATTATATAACTtacaaaatgaatacaaaatgaAAAGTAGTTATTAAAAtgggtaaaatgtgcttggaaaaaaagttatcaaaatATCAActtgcctaataattatgcatgcACTACATTTATGAACCATGCTCTAAAAATAAGCTATCAGACTTTGCTTTACTGCATATATGTTTTGGAAGTGTCTTACCAGGCGTATAAAGCCGAATCCTCTTTCTCGGTTGATGAACACCTCGTTTGCTTCGCCATATTTGGAAAACAGCTTCTTAAAATCTTCCTCCGTCATATCTGATGGGAGATTACCGACAAACAGTCTGCACCGCTGAGTGAATGTTTTCTCTCCAGGTCTCCTGAAGTTCTTGAGGTTTAAAGTCATCTCTTGAGGCTCAGTGTTTGGAGGACTGGGGTCTCGTGGTGATGGAGCGGCTGGCTCCATCTTTTCGCTAGAATCTGTTGGAGATTCCGTGGTGCGCTTTACATTCTGTGGGAGCGGGGATGTTGCACTATTTTGAATATTCACCTGTTTTAGGTTACGGTTTGCCATTGCGTTGTAGCCTTAACTATGACTAATCTGTTTTAGCTCGCTATTATTCAAATCCCCGCAATGTTATTCGTATTATGGTCTATTTACTATTATAGTAACCTACACTCAACCGAGCTTATACAATACCCTAAAAGAAGAAGATTCCAGCCTCTGCATCTCCTATTCTTCTTCTTTGGcttcttattcttcttctgTGGTTTTTATTGTCAGTTTACAAACGAGGTGCATTACCGCCATCTACTGGACTGAGCTGTGAACtcaaattaaagtcaaattttaTAAAGTTTGATAAAAGCTactatgtgaaaaataaaatacaaaataaaataaaataaaatcctatTTAAAAGCTGAGCTCCAGGCAGACTCTACAGACTCTAGAGTACTTTCTACATATCAAGAGtatgtgttttacattttctactTCTCTACAATGTATACATAATCCTGtacaatttctatttatttatttatttatgttgttgttgtcattgtTGTTGAGGTACTCTAAAAATTGAAatgatttatataatttatataataatgatttatttcattaaaaagatcttATACAGATTTTCCACTCTGAATACTTGACAAGGAGGACATGGAATCTGAGCAAATTACTATCCTATGGGTCCTTCAATGGACCTGTGGGTCCTGTGGGTGTCACGGTGGTATTTCTTAACTTCCTCTACCCATTGTAGTGCTAAAATAATGGCCATTATTTCAGCTGAGAAGACTGATAGGTgatctgaaattattttttggatgttaatatttatttacagtattttgggATGAATACAGCTGCCCCTGTTTTGCCAGTTATTGGATCTTTGGATGCAGCTGTGTATATCTGTATTGTATCATTATACCTGGTTTCTATATActccttttcttcttcttcttggtTTTTAACGGCGGCTAGCAACCAGCATAATAGGTGCGTTACTGCCACCTTTTGCTCCAGAGTGTGGAACAGAgttttatattctatatttcAGCCCCATATCCCTAATAAAATCGAAGAAAGCTTTACTATTTATTTCACTtgaccattttataaaagcctTCAAATCTATATCTTGGTAGCTAGATCTAAaagttctcaaactttttaagACTGAAAGAGTCAGAGCAAATGAAAACATTCTCAGGTTTATGTTCCTCTACCCACTGTAACAAGAGTATTGCTACCATTTCTGTAGACTGCCAAATGATTTGAAGTTCTCTTTATTTCACTATTCCACTGATTTACAGCCTCAGTTATTTGATGCTCTGGATCTTTTATGCTTTCTGAATATATTTGTACACACTGGGGATATTGGGCTCCGACACCGAAAATGCAGATGACAAAGGTGGACGGTTTCAGTGGAACTCTGAAAGTGTGCTGCGAAAGGCTCAATGCCAACCAGAGCCGTATAGACACATGTGACTGGCCAgaaaactcaccagacctgaaccccatagagaatctatggggtattgtcaagaggaaaattaGAAACGAGACCAAAAATCCAGATAAGCTGAGGGcaactgtcaaagaaacctgggcttccataccacctcagcagtgccacataCTGTGTATATACTCTCTATACGGCTCTGATGCCAACCAGCTATTTAAAGGTAAACGTGCAAACTCATTGGCTGCGTACACGATACGAACCAACCAGCTTGTGCCAAGTTAATAGTATaaggctgtgaatatcatcagttacgTTAACGCCcatcagcctgcgccatctaaAGTGTCATAAAAGAACTAGGCTTGTTTTGTAGGATGTTCATCTTTATGCCCCTGGAGGTTAGCCTAGTAGTTGATCATTAATTGTTTCCTTTTATTTTCTAGTGGCATCTCTCCAAACAAGACTTGTAAAGCTGGAATGggtgtcatttttaatg
This genomic window from Labeo rohita strain BAU-BD-2019 chromosome 1, IGBB_LRoh.1.0, whole genome shotgun sequence contains:
- the pspc1 gene encoding paraspeckle component 1; this encodes MANRNLKQVNIQNSATSPLPQNVKRTTESPTDSSEKMEPAAPSPRDPSPPNTEPQEMTLNLKNFRRPGEKTFTQRCRLFVGNLPSDMTEEDFKKLFSKYGEANEVFINRERGFGFIRLETRTLAEIAKAELDGMMLGNRPIRIRFATHGAALTVRNLSSVVSNELLEQAFSQFGQVERAVVVVDDRGRPTGKGIVEFANKPAARKALDRCADGALLLTMSPRPVIIEPTEQFDDEDGLPEKLLQKSAQYHKEREHQPRFAQPGTFEFEYSSRWKALDEMEKQQREQVERNIQEAKEKLEAEMEAAKHEHQLMMMRQDLMRRQEELRRLEELRNQELQKRKQIEMRHEEERRRREEDMMRHREQLDMRRQPDGFKPSFMESDVIVAVL